In Halorientalis sp. LT38, a genomic segment contains:
- a CDS encoding helix-turn-helix domain-containing protein has translation MRYFTFTFVPLEDRYFHPALAEARDQPDITLEQMKYINLFEDETGIVLLGGRGDESAAAAVMQDNDDVIDWELIPGNDGFYAYIHFTGREPAVGLLKLLDEYRLVLELPLRFTSEGYLRVTVIGTDDHIQEALQNVPEAIDAQATQMGEYNPDDERAIAGLTKRQREVLEAAVELGYYQVPREATYEEIAEVCDCTVGTVGEHLNRIESQIIHASMD, from the coding sequence ATGCGATACTTCACGTTCACGTTCGTCCCGCTGGAGGACCGCTACTTCCACCCGGCGCTGGCGGAGGCCAGGGATCAACCGGACATCACCCTCGAACAGATGAAGTACATCAATCTGTTCGAAGACGAGACAGGCATCGTCCTGCTCGGGGGCCGTGGCGACGAGTCCGCGGCCGCGGCGGTCATGCAGGACAACGACGACGTCATCGACTGGGAGCTGATCCCCGGCAACGACGGCTTCTACGCCTACATCCACTTCACCGGCCGCGAACCGGCGGTCGGACTGTTGAAACTACTCGACGAGTACCGACTCGTGCTCGAACTCCCACTCCGATTCACCAGCGAGGGCTACCTGCGGGTGACGGTCATCGGCACCGACGACCACATCCAGGAGGCGCTCCAGAACGTCCCGGAGGCCATCGACGCCCAGGCCACCCAGATGGGCGAGTACAACCCCGACGACGAGCGCGCCATCGCGGGCCTCACCAAGCGCCAGCGCGAAGTCCTCGAGGCCGCCGTCGAACTGGGCTACTACCAGGTCCCCCGCGAGGCAACCTACGAGGAGATCGCCGAGGTCTGTGACTGCACCGTCGGCACCGTCGGCGAACACCTCAACCGCATCGAGTCCCAGATCATCCACGCCTCGATGGACTGA
- a CDS encoding DUF7331 family protein, which yields MTESDADLTAGSEEPRRRYGQFDAGDGIVVYDREDTARWIQSDCFVPLPDVR from the coding sequence ATGACCGAGTCAGACGCCGATCTCACAGCCGGCTCCGAGGAACCGCGGCGCAGATACGGCCAGTTCGACGCGGGCGACGGCATCGTCGTCTACGACCGCGAGGACACCGCCAGGTGGATCCAGTCCGACTGCTTCGTCCCGCTCCCGGACGTGCGGTGA
- a CDS encoding NUDIX domain-containing protein gives MDETPVVTCFLRNRGAVLLLRRSETVGSYRGRWGGVAGHVARESETATDPDSTPEAAARREIAEETGLADAVTLVRRGDPFPVEDADLDRRWLVHPFLFDCASRNVTLDAETTECEWVPPTAILRRQTVPKLWTSYDRVRPTVDTVADDRDHGAAYLSVRALEVLRDDAALAVERDAGDWATLADRARALLAARPSMTVVRNRVNRVMQAAGDRTASAVESSAHEGIEAALAADDAAADRAAERVAGESLVTLSRSGTVERVLSSADPDRLLVGESRPGGEGVGVAERRAEAGDDVTLAPDAALPWLLAEGAYDAALVGADTVLADGSVVNKVGTRALALAAAREAVPLYVVAARDKVSPEADPHLESADPATVYDGDAALSVAAPLFDVTPPDLVAGLVTEDGLLDGDEIGSVAEAHRDLADWNAKA, from the coding sequence ATGGACGAGACGCCCGTCGTCACCTGCTTTCTTCGCAACCGTGGGGCCGTCCTCCTCCTCCGGCGGAGCGAGACCGTGGGGTCCTACAGGGGAAGATGGGGCGGGGTCGCCGGTCACGTCGCCCGCGAGTCGGAAACGGCGACCGATCCCGACTCGACGCCCGAGGCGGCCGCTCGCCGGGAGATCGCCGAGGAGACTGGGCTGGCCGACGCCGTCACGCTCGTCCGCCGCGGCGACCCCTTCCCCGTCGAAGACGCGGATCTGGACCGGCGCTGGCTGGTCCACCCCTTCCTCTTCGACTGCGCGTCCCGCAACGTGACACTAGACGCAGAGACGACCGAGTGCGAGTGGGTCCCGCCGACGGCCATCCTGCGCCGCCAGACGGTCCCGAAACTCTGGACATCCTACGACCGGGTGCGCCCGACAGTCGACACCGTCGCCGACGACCGCGACCACGGTGCCGCGTATCTCTCCGTGCGCGCGCTCGAAGTGCTCCGCGACGACGCCGCTCTCGCGGTCGAACGCGATGCTGGCGACTGGGCCACCCTCGCCGACCGCGCCCGCGCCCTGCTGGCCGCCCGGCCGTCGATGACCGTCGTCCGCAACCGCGTCAACCGGGTCATGCAGGCGGCCGGTGATCGGACCGCGTCCGCGGTCGAAAGCTCTGCCCACGAGGGAATCGAGGCGGCGCTGGCCGCCGACGACGCCGCCGCGGACCGCGCCGCAGAGCGGGTGGCGGGGGAGAGCCTGGTGACGCTCTCGCGGTCGGGCACCGTCGAGCGCGTCCTGTCGTCGGCCGATCCCGATCGCCTGCTGGTCGGCGAGTCCCGGCCCGGCGGGGAGGGCGTCGGCGTCGCGGAGCGCCGCGCCGAGGCCGGCGACGACGTGACGCTGGCTCCGGACGCGGCGCTCCCGTGGCTCCTGGCCGAGGGGGCTTACGACGCCGCGCTCGTCGGCGCCGACACCGTCCTCGCGGACGGGAGCGTGGTGAACAAGGTCGGGACGCGCGCGCTCGCGCTCGCCGCCGCCCGTGAAGCCGTTCCCCTCTACGTCGTCGCGGCCCGGGACAAGGTGAGTCCCGAGGCCGACCCCCACCTCGAATCGGCCGACCCGGCGACGGTCTACGACGGCGACGCGGCTCTCTCGGTGGCGGCCCCGCTGTTCGACGTGACGCCGCCGGACCTCGTCGCCGGCCTCGTCACCGAGGACGGCCTGCTCGACGGAGACGAGATCGGGTCGGTCGCCGAGGCCCACCGCGACCTCGCCGACTGGAACGCAAAGGCTTAG
- a CDS encoding aldehyde ferredoxin oxidoreductase C-terminal domain-containing protein, translating to MIHGKGPLLTVDVGTQETTTEDIDDVLETFVGGRGVGTRLAHERIPFDADPFGPENSLFFATGPLQTSSMSFTGRMNCTGLSPLTDGLLSSNAGGFMSRPFADTGYGAVEITGASDELVGVHVTDEGVTFEAVGDLEEATVDETIEYLDSEHGLGDEHAAIAGPAGENEVRFAAIITSEHRAFGRGGLGAVLGSKNVKFLTFDGDSRPEIDLDEEVTQAIHQDAATSDSPMKDAGTVSVSSFANAVEAVPTKYFEELSYDKLDEIGSTAVIDHKYKKGTCSSCAFACKLPTKDESDGFTTEGPEWETVMAFGSNALVDDFRTIMEANDMCDTLGMDTISCGDTISAYLAAEDEFGNEELMLELVEKIAYREDEGDLLAEGIDRIHDELGVDNWTMKGMEFAAHDGRTLNGQGLSYATSNRGADHMYSVAYDYEYPLVAPTEAMDKEGVDGKSEKIIELENIKAVRDSGVLCQFSSSYTEEERYEKVFQADYDQLMDLGSRIVEMERHFHNERGKDRSDDEALPFDLEGLSDELDSYYEQRDWNQDGTVPDENVEGAEAAGD from the coding sequence ATGATACACGGGAAGGGTCCACTGCTGACGGTGGACGTGGGTACACAGGAGACGACGACCGAAGACATCGACGACGTGCTGGAGACCTTCGTCGGCGGCCGGGGTGTGGGGACGCGACTCGCCCACGAGCGGATCCCCTTCGACGCGGATCCGTTCGGGCCGGAGAACAGCCTCTTCTTCGCGACGGGGCCGCTCCAGACCTCGTCGATGAGTTTCACCGGGCGGATGAACTGCACGGGATTGTCGCCGCTGACCGACGGCCTGCTCTCCTCGAACGCCGGCGGGTTCATGTCCCGGCCGTTCGCTGACACGGGCTACGGCGCGGTCGAGATCACGGGCGCGAGCGACGAGCTGGTGGGTGTCCACGTCACCGACGAGGGCGTCACCTTCGAGGCAGTCGGCGACCTCGAGGAGGCGACCGTCGACGAGACGATCGAGTACCTCGATTCGGAACACGGCCTCGGCGACGAACACGCGGCCATCGCCGGGCCGGCCGGCGAGAACGAGGTCCGGTTCGCGGCCATCATCACCTCCGAACACCGGGCGTTCGGCCGCGGCGGCCTCGGCGCGGTGCTGGGTTCGAAGAACGTGAAGTTCCTCACCTTCGACGGCGACTCCCGGCCGGAGATCGACCTGGACGAGGAGGTCACGCAGGCGATCCACCAGGACGCCGCCACCTCCGACAGCCCGATGAAAGACGCCGGGACGGTCTCGGTCTCGTCGTTCGCCAACGCCGTCGAGGCGGTGCCGACGAAGTACTTCGAGGAACTGTCCTACGACAAACTCGACGAGATCGGGTCGACCGCGGTCATCGACCACAAGTACAAGAAGGGCACCTGTTCGTCGTGTGCCTTCGCCTGCAAACTCCCGACCAAGGACGAGTCCGACGGGTTCACGACTGAGGGCCCGGAGTGGGAGACGGTGATGGCCTTCGGGTCGAACGCCCTCGTGGACGACTTCCGGACGATCATGGAGGCAAACGACATGTGCGACACGCTCGGGATGGACACCATCTCCTGTGGCGACACCATCTCGGCGTACCTCGCGGCCGAAGACGAGTTCGGCAACGAGGAACTCATGCTCGAACTGGTCGAGAAGATCGCCTACCGCGAGGACGAGGGCGACCTCCTGGCCGAGGGGATCGACCGCATCCACGACGAACTCGGCGTCGACAACTGGACGATGAAGGGCATGGAGTTCGCCGCCCACGACGGCCGCACGCTCAACGGCCAGGGCCTCTCCTACGCCACCTCGAACCGCGGGGCCGACCACATGTACTCGGTCGCCTACGACTACGAGTACCCGCTGGTCGCGCCGACGGAGGCCATGGACAAGGAGGGCGTCGACGGCAAGTCCGAGAAGATCATCGAACTCGAGAACATCAAGGCCGTCAGGGACAGCGGCGTCCTCTGTCAGTTCTCTTCGTCCTACACCGAGGAGGAACGCTACGAGAAGGTGTTCCAGGCCGACTACGACCAGTTGATGGACCTGGGCAGCCGGATCGTCGAGATGGAGCGACACTTCCACAACGAGCGCGGGAAGGACCGCAGCGACGACGAGGCCCTGCCCTTCGACCTGGAGGGGCTGTCGGACGAACTGGACAGCTACTACGAGCAGCGCGACTGGAACCAGGACGGCACGGTGCCCGACGAGAACGTCGAGGGCGCCGAAGCGGCCGGAGACTGA
- a CDS encoding TIGR04024 family LLM class F420-dependent oxidoreductase, which translates to MTAPTCDLVLLGRDHDDVDSLADQAQLAEEYGFSHVTMGETTGHNIVPVLTVIAERTDEIGITDDVISPYSRAPTVLGQTALTMDDVTDGRFRLGLGTSSPAIAERWHGQSFDRPLRRLRETIDVVRQVCTGDSVDYDGEIYDLGGMAFEGRVPDEPPAVDVAALGPKTVELAGRFADGWVPQLFTTEGLEERMEDLRRGAELGDRDPAELRVSPLVRCCAAEDGDTARSIARGMIAFLIGAYGPFYGDSIAEQGYEEEVEEIRAAWEDRDTAAMAAALPDELLDAVAATGTPEEVRDKVEDFAAVDGVDAVRVGFVSGMSQEQKELTMDAVTDS; encoded by the coding sequence ATGACAGCCCCGACCTGTGACCTCGTGTTATTGGGCCGCGACCACGACGACGTCGACTCGCTCGCCGACCAGGCGCAACTGGCCGAGGAGTACGGCTTCAGCCACGTCACGATGGGCGAGACGACCGGCCACAACATCGTGCCCGTCCTCACCGTGATCGCCGAACGAACCGACGAGATCGGCATCACCGACGACGTGATCTCCCCGTACTCCCGGGCGCCGACGGTGCTGGGCCAGACCGCGCTCACGATGGACGACGTGACCGACGGGCGCTTCCGCCTCGGCCTCGGGACGAGCTCGCCCGCCATCGCCGAGCGCTGGCACGGGCAGTCGTTCGACCGCCCGCTCCGTCGGCTCCGGGAGACCATCGACGTGGTCCGGCAGGTCTGCACCGGCGATTCGGTCGACTACGACGGCGAGATCTACGACCTCGGCGGGATGGCCTTCGAGGGCCGCGTCCCCGACGAGCCGCCGGCGGTCGACGTCGCTGCCCTCGGCCCCAAGACCGTGGAACTGGCCGGCCGGTTCGCCGACGGCTGGGTCCCGCAACTGTTCACGACCGAGGGGCTCGAGGAGCGGATGGAGGACCTCCGGCGCGGCGCGGAACTGGGCGATCGCGACCCCGCCGAGTTGCGGGTCAGCCCCCTCGTCCGCTGCTGTGCGGCCGAGGACGGCGACACCGCCCGCTCGATCGCCCGGGGGATGATCGCCTTCCTGATCGGCGCGTACGGCCCCTTCTACGGCGATTCGATCGCCGAGCAGGGGTACGAGGAGGAGGTCGAGGAGATCCGCGCCGCCTGGGAGGACCGCGACACGGCGGCGATGGCCGCGGCGCTCCCCGACGAGTTGCTCGACGCCGTCGCCGCCACCGGCACGCCCGAGGAGGTCCGCGACAAGGTCGAGGACTTCGCCGCCGTCGACGGCGTCGACGCCGTCCGGGTGGGCTTCGTCTCCGGCATGAGCCAGGAGCAAAAGGAACTGACGATGGACGCAGTGACGGATTCGTAA
- a CDS encoding metallophosphoesterase family protein — protein MEVAIVSDTHVPSRIARIPDWVRDRLREADHVIHAGDFDSAAALATVEDLASGLTAVSGNTDAGLGLPGVATTTLGGVEFVVTHGTGSPVGYEDRVAETVREEAGPGPTVGVAGHTHRVLDETVGGVRLLNPGSATGAPPATTVTMLTATVADGDLSVERHERDR, from the coding sequence ATGGAAGTGGCCATCGTCAGCGACACGCACGTCCCGTCCCGGATCGCGCGCATCCCCGACTGGGTTCGCGACCGGCTACGGGAGGCCGACCACGTGATCCACGCCGGGGACTTCGACTCCGCGGCGGCGCTGGCCACCGTCGAGGACCTCGCCAGCGGCCTCACCGCCGTCTCGGGGAACACCGATGCCGGACTCGGACTGCCAGGGGTCGCGACCACGACGCTCGGCGGGGTCGAGTTCGTCGTCACGCACGGGACTGGCAGTCCGGTCGGGTACGAGGACCGGGTCGCGGAGACTGTCCGGGAGGAGGCCGGCCCCGGTCCGACAGTCGGCGTCGCCGGCCACACCCACCGGGTCCTCGACGAGACGGTCGGGGGCGTCCGACTGCTCAACCCGGGGAGCGCGACGGGCGCGCCCCCGGCCACGACCGTCACGATGCTGACCGCGACGGTCGCGGACGGGGACCTATCGGTCGAGCGTCACGAACGCGACCGGTGA
- a CDS encoding DUF445 domain-containing protein: protein MVPSIDWTLVLIPPITGIIGYVTNWVGIRLLFHPLDFHGFKMPGLKQLAPMLPMKIQQIPGVMEGKIGWQGIIPSRSAKMGSIAYDTSIAKLASQREFYERFDPDRIAQHIVTESRDNVHAYVDDLMSREQPVVWSSIPDGSRKFVHSQIEDQLPAVTDRIVQATAEHIDELLSLKLMVIDYLDEHPELLNRLFLEVGEEELQFLVNSGFYFGTLLGVFSIPLFVFFGGAWWVLPVSGVFVGYFTNYIAIKAIFNPQEPIEIGPFTIQGLFIQRQEEVSERYAEIVAEEIITIGNVTENLLYGKRSDRTRQLIEEAIRPSLDEALGMVAPVVRIATGDRRYEEIREALATEGVEYGLEPLKDSDFNRERSVAIQHLISSRMQELPPQDFTMTLRSAFKEDEWLLIGIGAALGFVAGWIQLLVVTTI, encoded by the coding sequence ATGGTCCCCTCGATCGACTGGACGCTGGTGTTGATCCCGCCGATCACCGGGATCATCGGGTACGTCACCAACTGGGTCGGAATCCGACTCCTCTTTCACCCGCTGGATTTCCACGGGTTCAAGATGCCCGGCCTGAAGCAACTGGCGCCGATGCTCCCGATGAAGATCCAGCAGATCCCGGGGGTGATGGAGGGCAAGATCGGCTGGCAGGGGATCATTCCCTCCAGATCGGCGAAGATGGGGAGCATCGCATACGACACCTCCATCGCCAAACTCGCGAGCCAGCGGGAGTTCTACGAGCGGTTCGACCCCGACCGGATCGCCCAGCACATCGTCACCGAGTCCAGGGACAACGTCCACGCCTACGTCGACGACCTGATGAGCCGGGAGCAGCCAGTGGTCTGGAGCAGTATCCCGGACGGCTCCCGGAAGTTCGTCCACTCGCAGATCGAAGACCAGCTTCCGGCAGTCACCGACCGGATCGTCCAGGCGACGGCCGAGCACATCGACGAACTGCTGAGCCTGAAACTGATGGTGATCGACTACCTGGACGAGCACCCCGAACTGCTCAACCGACTGTTCCTGGAGGTCGGCGAGGAGGAACTGCAGTTCCTGGTCAACTCCGGCTTCTACTTCGGGACGCTTTTGGGCGTGTTCTCGATCCCCCTCTTCGTGTTCTTCGGGGGCGCGTGGTGGGTGCTCCCGGTCTCGGGGGTGTTCGTGGGCTACTTCACGAACTACATCGCGATCAAGGCCATCTTCAACCCGCAAGAGCCGATCGAGATCGGGCCGTTCACGATCCAGGGACTGTTCATCCAGCGCCAGGAGGAGGTCTCCGAGCGCTACGCCGAGATCGTCGCCGAGGAGATCATCACGATCGGCAACGTCACGGAGAACCTGCTGTACGGGAAGCGTTCGGACCGGACCCGGCAGTTGATCGAGGAGGCGATCCGGCCCTCGCTCGACGAGGCCCTCGGGATGGTGGCTCCGGTCGTCCGGATCGCGACGGGCGACCGTCGCTACGAGGAGATCCGGGAGGCGCTGGCGACCGAGGGCGTCGAGTACGGGCTCGAACCGCTCAAGGACAGCGACTTCAACCGGGAACGGAGCGTCGCGATCCAGCACCTGATCTCGAGCCGGATGCAGGAGTTACCCCCACAAGACTTTACCATGACGCTGCGTTCTGCTTTCAAGGAAGACGAGTGGCTGCTCATCGGCATCGGGGCGGCGCTCGGGTTCGTCGCGGGGTGGATCCAGCTACTGGTGGTGACCACGATATGA
- a CDS encoding PaaI family thioesterase, with protein MDVTEIFSYMPFTNLVGIELTEADDGYAEGRVEMREELASVPGGDVAHGGVTYSLADTVGGAAVISLAHDVTPTVDMRMDYLAPATDDLHAEAEVMRMGGSVAVTDIDVWDADEHHVASARGVYKTGGDSEGTPWVRNGGEPEKSDYTEE; from the coding sequence ATGGACGTAACAGAAATCTTCTCGTACATGCCATTTACGAACCTGGTCGGCATCGAGCTGACCGAGGCCGACGACGGCTACGCCGAAGGCCGGGTCGAGATGCGCGAGGAACTCGCCTCCGTCCCCGGCGGCGACGTCGCCCACGGCGGCGTCACCTACTCGCTGGCCGACACCGTCGGCGGCGCCGCTGTCATCTCGCTGGCCCACGACGTCACCCCCACCGTCGACATGCGCATGGACTACCTCGCGCCCGCGACCGACGACCTCCACGCCGAGGCCGAGGTCATGCGCATGGGCGGCAGCGTCGCCGTCACCGACATCGACGTCTGGGACGCCGACGAGCACCACGTCGCCTCCGCTCGCGGCGTCTACAAGACCGGCGGCGACAGCGAAGGCACCCCCTGGGTCCGCAACGGCGGCGAACCCGAGAAATCGGACTACACCGAAGAGTAG